A single region of the Marinobacter salinisoli genome encodes:
- a CDS encoding YeaH/YhbH family protein, which produces MGMTHVVDRRLNGKNKSAVNRERFLRRYRHHIKKAVSDAVQRRSITDIERGEHVSIPTRDIEEPIFHHGQGGSREVVHPGNQEFVAGDTIPKPAGGGGKGQGQGNASPDGEGMDEFAFQITQDEFLDFLFDDLELPNLARKKLRDTESFKYVRSGFTTQGVPAKLDVVRSLRGAHARRLGLGGARKKKIREMQAQLEALKSAPAELDPAFSHEDQVQALEEEIARLKANVRRIPFIDEIDLRYRQHLKQPKPATSAVMFCLMDVSGSMTQMHKDIAKRFFILLYLFLKKNYKKIDVVFIRHHTSAKEVDEEEFFYSRETGGTIVSSALKLMKKIVDARYPPSEWNIYAAQASDGDNWNDDSPVCSKILADSLLPLVQYYAYIEITPQDHQMLWYEYEKIMQQFPQSFAMQQIADPGEIYPVFRQLFERKAA; this is translated from the coding sequence ATGGGTATGACCCACGTCGTCGACCGGCGACTGAACGGCAAAAACAAGAGCGCAGTGAACCGGGAACGGTTCCTGCGCAGGTATCGGCATCACATCAAGAAAGCGGTGTCGGATGCGGTGCAGCGTCGATCCATCACCGACATTGAACGGGGCGAACACGTCAGCATTCCCACCCGGGATATCGAGGAACCGATCTTCCACCACGGCCAGGGCGGCAGCCGCGAAGTGGTGCACCCCGGCAATCAGGAATTTGTTGCCGGCGACACCATTCCGAAACCCGCCGGCGGCGGGGGCAAGGGCCAGGGACAGGGCAACGCAAGCCCGGACGGCGAGGGCATGGATGAATTCGCCTTCCAGATCACCCAGGACGAGTTCCTGGATTTCTTGTTCGATGATCTGGAACTGCCCAATCTGGCCCGCAAGAAACTCCGCGACACCGAATCGTTCAAGTACGTGCGTTCGGGCTTCACCACCCAGGGTGTTCCGGCCAAGCTGGACGTAGTGCGCTCACTTCGGGGCGCCCATGCCCGGCGCCTCGGCCTTGGCGGCGCCAGAAAGAAGAAAATCCGCGAGATGCAAGCGCAGCTCGAAGCGCTGAAATCCGCGCCGGCGGAGCTTGATCCGGCCTTCAGTCATGAAGACCAGGTTCAGGCACTGGAAGAGGAAATCGCCCGCCTGAAAGCCAATGTCCGGCGCATTCCCTTCATTGACGAAATCGACCTGCGCTACCGCCAGCACCTGAAGCAGCCCAAGCCGGCCACCAGTGCCGTGATGTTCTGCCTGATGGACGTGTCCGGTTCCATGACCCAGATGCACAAGGACATTGCCAAGCGGTTCTTCATTCTGCTGTACCTGTTTCTCAAGAAGAACTACAAGAAGATCGATGTCGTCTTCATTCGCCATCACACCAGCGCCAAGGAAGTGGATGAGGAGGAATTCTTCTATTCCCGGGAAACCGGCGGCACCATCGTCTCAAGCGCGCTGAAGCTGATGAAGAAGATCGTCGATGCCCGTTATCCGCCCTCTGAATGGAACATCTACGCGGCCCAGGCGTCGGACGGTGACAACTGGAACGACGATTCCCCGGTGTGCAGCAAGATCCTCGCAGACAGCCTGCTGCCGCTGGTGCAGTACTATGCCTACATCGAGATCACGCCGCAGGATCATCAGATGCTCTGGTACGAGTACGAAAAGATCATGCAGCAGTTCCCCCAGAGCTTTGCCATGCAGCAGATAGCCGACCCGGGCGAGATTTACCCGGTGTTCCGCCAGTTGTTCGAGAGGAAAGCCGCATGA
- a CDS encoding DUF445 domain-containing protein has product MTSLLTNPEFWQYLSIPVIAALIGWTTNWLAIKMTFYPLEFIGKPPIFGWQGIIPSKARKMAAISVDATIAKIGTVDEIFQQIDPKVLATHIISSVDPRIEEYVDEMMAREHPTFWENLPSSARKMVYERVRKSTPQLVDNLVGDISDNIEDLLDIKGMVIDRLARDKRLLNRIFLECGEVEFRFIINSGLYFGFLFGLIQMAVWYVYPAWWVLPFFGLLVGWATNWIALNVIFRPLHAKKVGPFKVQGLFLKRQPEVAESFCHIVTHEILTVGNIIRAIMDGPKGDRARNMVKKHIKPLVDETAGMGKALTQVAFGPTGFATLKNQVGEKAIEISKTSFTNPVFEQDRARAVESIMVERMTALSSEEFQDLLRPCFQEDEIKLILVGAFLGMTAGICQLVFVFGHAAL; this is encoded by the coding sequence ATGACGAGTTTGCTCACCAACCCTGAGTTCTGGCAATACCTCAGTATCCCCGTTATTGCCGCCCTGATCGGTTGGACCACCAACTGGCTGGCGATAAAAATGACGTTTTACCCGCTCGAATTCATCGGCAAACCACCGATTTTCGGCTGGCAGGGGATCATTCCCTCCAAGGCCCGGAAAATGGCGGCCATAAGCGTGGATGCCACCATCGCCAAGATCGGCACGGTGGATGAAATCTTCCAGCAGATCGACCCCAAGGTACTGGCGACCCACATTATCAGTTCAGTGGATCCCCGCATTGAGGAATACGTGGATGAGATGATGGCCAGGGAGCACCCCACCTTCTGGGAGAACCTGCCCTCCTCGGCCCGCAAGATGGTGTACGAGCGGGTGCGCAAGTCCACTCCGCAACTGGTCGATAACCTGGTGGGCGATATCTCGGACAACATCGAGGACCTGCTGGACATCAAGGGTATGGTGATCGACCGCCTCGCCCGGGACAAACGTCTGTTGAACCGGATTTTCCTGGAGTGTGGCGAGGTGGAGTTCCGCTTCATCATCAACTCCGGCCTGTACTTCGGTTTTTTGTTTGGTCTCATTCAAATGGCCGTTTGGTACGTTTATCCGGCCTGGTGGGTATTGCCCTTCTTCGGACTGCTGGTGGGCTGGGCCACCAACTGGATCGCGCTGAATGTTATCTTCCGTCCGCTGCACGCCAAAAAGGTGGGGCCGTTCAAGGTTCAGGGGCTGTTCCTGAAGCGCCAGCCCGAAGTGGCCGAGTCGTTCTGCCATATCGTGACCCACGAAATCCTCACGGTGGGCAACATCATCCGGGCGATTATGGATGGCCCCAAGGGCGACCGGGCCCGCAACATGGTCAAAAAGCACATCAAACCGCTGGTGGATGAAACCGCAGGCATGGGCAAGGCCCTGACCCAGGTTGCTTTCGGCCCCACCGGCTTTGCCACCCTGAAGAATCAGGTCGGTGAAAAAGCCATCGAGATCTCGAAAACCTCTTTCACTAACCCGGTGTTCGAACAGGACCGGGCACGGGCGGTGGAATCGATTATGGTGGAGCGCATGACGGCGCTGTCTTCAGAGGAGTTTCAGGATCTGCTGAGGCCCTGCTTCCAGGAAGATGAGATCAAGCTGATACTGGTCGGTGCCTTCCTGGGGATGACCGCCGGTATCTGCCAACTGGTCTTCGTATTCGGGCACGCCGCGCTGTAA
- a CDS encoding OmpP1/FadL family transporter, translating to MRLQYSLALVAATTMIPGAALATNGYFAHGYGTINKGMAGAGVALSQDSIASATNPAGMAFVGNRIDGGLEVFSPRRQYEVEGDVLPQPAFSLQPGTYDSSRNGFVIPHLGFNRQLNENHALGLSVFANGGMNTSYPGTNGGPFYGGHTGVDLKQVFIAPTWSWEFTDNQAFGISPLFAYQQFEAKGLGAFSNFSSDPAAVTNNGTDDAWGYGFQVGWQGQITDTLRGGVSWRNILHMNEFDKYRGLFAEQGDFDIPQMFKAGIAWSGLQDHWFLLDLQHIRYSEIDSVGNPLLPNLQTAQLGDDDGAGFGWDDMTVFKLGWQWQQTPEHAWRAGVSYGENPISDEDVLFNILAPGVQEWHLTGGFTHHLAADLQLSGMVFYSPAKEVSGPNPLSPNQTIALEMYQFGASASVGWTF from the coding sequence ATGCGTCTGCAGTATTCGCTGGCCCTCGTTGCGGCCACCACCATGATTCCGGGAGCCGCGCTGGCAACCAACGGATATTTTGCCCACGGCTATGGCACCATCAATAAAGGCATGGCCGGTGCAGGCGTCGCGCTGTCCCAGGACAGCATTGCCTCCGCCACCAATCCGGCCGGCATGGCCTTTGTCGGGAACCGGATCGACGGCGGCCTGGAAGTGTTTTCCCCACGTCGCCAGTACGAAGTGGAAGGCGACGTTCTGCCGCAGCCGGCGTTTTCACTGCAGCCGGGCACCTATGACAGCAGCCGTAATGGCTTTGTTATTCCTCACCTGGGCTTTAACCGCCAGCTCAACGAAAATCACGCTCTCGGCCTGTCGGTCTTTGCCAACGGTGGCATGAACACCTCCTACCCTGGCACAAACGGCGGACCGTTCTACGGCGGCCACACGGGCGTGGATCTGAAGCAGGTGTTCATCGCTCCGACCTGGTCCTGGGAATTCACCGACAATCAAGCCTTCGGGATTTCCCCGCTGTTTGCCTACCAGCAGTTCGAGGCCAAAGGGCTCGGTGCGTTTTCGAACTTTTCATCCGATCCCGCTGCCGTCACCAATAACGGCACCGACGACGCCTGGGGTTATGGTTTCCAGGTTGGCTGGCAGGGGCAAATCACCGACACCCTGCGCGGCGGCGTCAGCTGGCGCAATATCCTGCACATGAACGAATTCGACAAGTATCGGGGCCTGTTCGCCGAGCAGGGTGACTTTGATATTCCACAGATGTTCAAGGCCGGGATTGCCTGGTCCGGGCTTCAGGACCACTGGTTCCTGCTGGACCTGCAGCACATCCGCTACAGCGAAATCGACAGCGTCGGTAACCCGTTGCTGCCGAATCTGCAGACCGCCCAGCTCGGCGATGACGATGGAGCCGGTTTTGGCTGGGACGACATGACCGTCTTCAAACTGGGCTGGCAATGGCAGCAGACGCCCGAGCATGCCTGGCGCGCCGGTGTCAGCTATGGAGAAAACCCAATCTCCGACGAAGACGTGCTGTTCAACATCCTCGCTCCGGGCGTACAGGAATGGCACCTCACAGGCGGCTTTACTCACCACCTTGCCGCCGACCTCCAGCTCTCCGGCATGGTGTTTTACTCGCCGGCGAAAGAGGTATCCGGACCCAATCCGCTGTCGCCCAACCAGACCATCGCCCTGGAGATGTATCAGTTTGGTGCCTCTGCCAGCGTTGGCTGGACCTTCTGA
- a CDS encoding YihY/virulence factor BrkB family protein: protein MASSQMRDRLKAAENWILANPTPPTQWPWTWLYKIGRTSYALIRDLVSGLLTLHAMGLVYTTLLSIVPLLALSFSVLKAMGVHQRMEPFLFQFFEPMGPQGVQIAEQILGFVDNMKVGVLGSLGLALLVYTVVSLLQKIERSFNMIWRVPDMRSLAQRFSNYLSVIMVGPLLMVSAIGVSATIFSSELVQKLLAIEPFGSAILMVSRLTPFLLVVGAFTFVYIFMPNTRVKLRYAFIGGLVAGVSWQAGGMLFASFVAGSAKYAAIYSSFAIGIILLIWTYLNWMILLLGASLTFYLQNPGSVAKRRQVQLAPELQEKVALSLMWLVSVPFSKGEPAPQQEALEQRLRVPGEVTRGVSDKLIRAGLLSLAGRQGDQLVPGRVLDRITIDDVLTAVRQDEDGVVDRLPFPIPLREIRGEHDLFDKTFAELAKDPDQVDRAVKEGIEIAEQDGNKAQQVETRAKRDEEAARPE, encoded by the coding sequence GTGGCTTCTTCCCAAATGAGAGATCGGCTCAAGGCCGCTGAAAACTGGATTCTTGCCAACCCCACGCCACCAACCCAGTGGCCCTGGACCTGGCTGTACAAGATCGGTCGCACCTCCTATGCGCTGATCCGGGATCTGGTCAGCGGGCTCCTGACCCTCCACGCCATGGGCCTGGTTTACACCACCCTGCTGAGCATTGTGCCCCTGCTGGCATTGAGTTTTTCGGTGCTGAAAGCGATGGGCGTGCATCAGCGGATGGAGCCCTTCCTGTTCCAGTTTTTCGAGCCCATGGGCCCCCAGGGGGTGCAGATCGCCGAGCAGATTCTCGGTTTTGTGGATAACATGAAGGTCGGGGTTCTCGGCTCTCTTGGTCTGGCGCTTCTGGTGTATACCGTTGTATCCCTGCTGCAGAAGATCGAGCGCTCCTTCAACATGATCTGGCGCGTGCCGGACATGCGCTCGCTGGCCCAGCGCTTCAGTAATTACCTGAGTGTGATCATGGTGGGGCCTTTGCTCATGGTTTCGGCCATTGGCGTGAGCGCCACCATCTTCTCTTCGGAGCTGGTTCAGAAGCTGCTCGCTATTGAACCGTTCGGTTCGGCCATCCTGATGGTGAGCCGGTTAACCCCGTTCCTGCTGGTGGTTGGTGCTTTCACCTTCGTCTACATCTTCATGCCCAATACCCGGGTCAAACTCCGGTATGCCTTTATCGGCGGGCTGGTTGCCGGGGTGTCCTGGCAGGCGGGGGGCATGCTGTTCGCTTCCTTCGTTGCCGGCTCTGCGAAATACGCGGCCATTTATTCCAGCTTTGCCATCGGCATCATCCTGCTGATCTGGACCTACCTGAACTGGATGATCCTGCTGCTTGGCGCCAGCCTGACTTTCTATCTGCAGAATCCGGGGTCGGTGGCCAAGCGCCGGCAGGTGCAACTCGCGCCGGAGTTGCAGGAGAAAGTGGCGCTCTCGCTCATGTGGCTGGTATCCGTGCCGTTCAGTAAGGGAGAGCCCGCTCCCCAGCAGGAGGCGCTGGAGCAGCGGCTGCGCGTGCCCGGTGAAGTGACCCGGGGCGTGAGTGACAAACTGATTCGGGCAGGGTTGCTGTCGCTGGCCGGGCGTCAGGGCGATCAACTGGTGCCCGGCCGGGTTCTGGACCGCATAACCATTGACGATGTGCTGACCGCAGTCCGCCAGGATGAGGATGGGGTGGTGGACCGGTTGCCGTTTCCAATACCACTGCGGGAGATCCGGGGTGAACACGACCTGTTTGATAAGACCTTTGCCGAACTTGCCAAGGACCCGGACCAGGTCGACCGCGCCGTGAAAGAGGGAATTGAGATTGCTGAGCAGGATGGCAACAAGGCTCAGCAAGTTGAAACGCGAGCCAAACGGGATGAAGAGGCGGCCCGGCCTGAATAA
- a CDS encoding SpoVR family protein: MTDFMDRPNVPEEQGQPRAEEPISTSSEWTFDLICEYDEEIAKCAQEFGLDTYPNQIEVISAEQMMDAYSSVGMPVGYHHWSFGKQFLSTSKSYQRGQMGLAYEIVINSNPCIAYLMEENTLPMQALVIAHACYGHNSFFKGNYLFRTWTDASAIIDYLVFARNFVAECEERHGVEAVEEILDSCHALMNYGVDRYKRPAPISAVEEQRRQQEREEYQQRRINDLWRTIPRPDDIDTIEQKKRFPEEPHENILYFIEKNAPLLETWQREIVRIVRKLGQYFYPQRQTQVMNEGWATFWHYTLTHRMYEKGLVNDGFMMEFLQSHTAVVYQPPFNSPWYSGINPYTLGFSIFTDLRRICEDPTEEDREWFPDIAGSNWLETLHFAMKNFKDESFIQQFLSPKVMRDLKLFAVQNDDQEDVYRVTAIHDDPGYRPLREKLARQYNLSYREPNIQVWNVDVRGDRSLTLRHVPVDRVPLGDDTEEVLRHVHRLWGFDVHLESFDDDMVVEEFHCPTKGLAED; encoded by the coding sequence ATGACCGATTTCATGGATCGCCCCAACGTTCCCGAGGAACAGGGGCAACCCAGAGCCGAGGAACCGATTTCCACCAGCTCCGAATGGACTTTCGATCTCATCTGCGAGTACGACGAGGAAATCGCCAAGTGTGCACAGGAATTCGGACTGGACACCTACCCGAACCAGATTGAGGTCATCAGTGCCGAGCAGATGATGGACGCCTACAGCTCCGTGGGCATGCCCGTGGGTTACCATCACTGGTCCTTCGGCAAGCAGTTTTTAAGCACGTCGAAGAGTTACCAGCGCGGACAAATGGGGCTGGCCTACGAGATCGTGATCAACTCCAACCCGTGCATCGCCTACCTGATGGAAGAAAACACCCTGCCGATGCAGGCGCTGGTGATTGCCCACGCGTGCTACGGCCACAACTCCTTCTTCAAAGGCAACTATCTGTTTCGCACCTGGACCGACGCCAGCGCCATCATCGACTACCTGGTGTTCGCCCGGAACTTTGTCGCCGAGTGCGAAGAGCGCCACGGTGTCGAAGCGGTGGAAGAAATCCTCGATTCCTGTCACGCACTGATGAACTATGGTGTCGATCGCTACAAACGCCCGGCACCCATTTCGGCGGTGGAAGAACAGCGCCGCCAGCAAGAGCGGGAAGAATACCAGCAGCGCAGGATCAATGACCTCTGGCGCACCATTCCCCGTCCTGACGACATCGATACGATCGAGCAGAAAAAGCGGTTCCCGGAAGAGCCCCACGAGAACATTCTGTATTTCATTGAAAAGAACGCGCCCCTGCTGGAAACCTGGCAGCGGGAGATCGTTCGCATCGTTCGAAAACTGGGGCAGTATTTCTATCCCCAGCGCCAGACCCAGGTCATGAACGAGGGCTGGGCGACCTTCTGGCACTATACCCTGACCCACCGGATGTATGAGAAAGGCCTGGTCAACGACGGCTTCATGATGGAGTTCCTGCAAAGTCACACCGCCGTGGTGTATCAGCCTCCGTTCAACAGCCCGTGGTACTCCGGTATCAATCCGTACACGCTGGGTTTTTCCATCTTCACTGACCTGCGGCGGATCTGCGAAGACCCGACCGAAGAGGACCGGGAATGGTTCCCGGACATCGCCGGTTCAAACTGGCTGGAAACCCTGCATTTCGCCATGAAGAACTTCAAGGACGAGAGCTTTATCCAGCAGTTCCTGTCACCCAAGGTGATGCGGGACCTGAAACTGTTTGCCGTGCAGAACGACGATCAGGAAGACGTCTATCGGGTCACCGCCATCCATGACGACCCTGGCTATCGGCCACTGCGGGAAAAACTCGCCCGCCAATATAACCTCAGCTATCGGGAACCCAACATCCAGGTCTGGAACGTGGATGTGCGCGGCGATCGCTCACTCACCCTGCGCCATGTTCCGGTTGACCGGGTGCCACTTGGGGACGACACCGAGGAAGTGCTGCGTCACGTTCACCGGCTGTGGGGCTTCGACGTGCACCTTGAAAGTTTTGATGACGACATGGTGGTCGAGGAATTTCACTGTCCGACCAAAGGGCTCGCTGAGGATTAG
- a CDS encoding D-2-hydroxyacid dehydrogenase: MKAVFLDADTLGSDVDLSPLERAAGSIQQHGRTTPEQVLERIRGFDTIITNKVVLGRSHFEACPELKHIAVVATGLNNIDQEAARAHGIRVMNVTNYGRSTVAQHTMALMLALATRLLDYDRDVRAGRWARSDMFCLMDHPILELEGRTLGIVGYGDLGQGVVERARAFGMNILLGARPGQEAGEVDGLSRLPLDELLPKVDVLSLHCLLTDETRNLIGARELGLMKKDALLINTSRGGLVDEAALADALRTGQIGGAGFDVLTEEPPRNGNPLLAEDIPNVIITPHSAWASREARQRIVNITANNLESLA, translated from the coding sequence ATGAAAGCAGTCTTTCTCGATGCCGATACGCTGGGAAGCGATGTCGACCTGTCTCCCCTCGAGCGGGCCGCCGGTTCGATCCAGCAGCACGGGCGAACGACGCCGGAGCAGGTGCTGGAACGTATCCGGGGCTTCGATACCATCATCACCAACAAGGTGGTGCTCGGCCGGTCTCATTTTGAAGCGTGCCCGGAGCTGAAACACATTGCGGTTGTGGCCACGGGTCTGAATAACATCGATCAGGAGGCCGCCCGGGCACACGGCATTCGTGTGATGAACGTGACCAACTACGGCCGCTCGACGGTTGCCCAGCACACCATGGCGCTCATGCTCGCGCTGGCCACCCGCTTGCTGGATTACGACCGGGACGTTCGGGCTGGCCGCTGGGCCAGAAGCGATATGTTCTGCCTGATGGATCACCCGATTCTCGAGCTGGAGGGCCGCACGCTGGGTATCGTTGGTTACGGTGATCTCGGTCAGGGTGTGGTCGAGCGGGCGCGGGCGTTTGGCATGAACATCCTGCTGGGAGCACGGCCGGGCCAGGAAGCCGGGGAGGTGGATGGTTTGTCCCGCTTACCGCTGGACGAGCTGCTGCCAAAGGTGGACGTGCTGTCGTTGCATTGCCTGCTGACCGACGAGACCCGCAACCTCATCGGGGCCCGTGAGCTGGGCCTGATGAAAAAAGACGCCCTGCTGATCAATACCAGCCGTGGTGGTCTGGTGGATGAAGCGGCCCTGGCCGATGCGCTTCGGACGGGGCAGATTGGCGGCGCAGGCTTTGACGTACTGACTGAGGAGCCGCCTCGAAACGGGAACCCGCTGCTGGCCGAGGACATTCCCAACGTGATTATCACGCCTCATTCGGCCTGGGCGAGTCGCGAGGCGAGGCAGCGGATCGTGAATATCACCGCGAACAATCTGGAATCCCTCGCCTAG
- a CDS encoding PrkA family serine protein kinase, giving the protein MTIMQHFKDRYASTQEEEFTLEEYLEICKKDPTAYATAAERMLIAIGEPELIDTSRDSRLSRIFSNKVIKRYPEFSEFYGMEDAVENIVSFFRHAAQGLEEKKQILYLLGPVGGGKSSLAEKLKVLMQKVPFYAIKDSPVNESPLGLFDPAEDAHILEEEYGIPSRYLNSIMSPWAVKRLHEYGGDISKFRVVKRYPSVLDQVGVSKTEPGDDNNQDISALVGKVNIRMLEDYSQDDPDAYSFSGGLCKANQGLLEFVEMFKAPIKVLHPLLTATQEGNYNTTEGMGSVPFDGVILAHSNESEWQTFRNNKHNEAFLDRVYIVKVPYCVRVTEEIEIYKKLLKHSSLSGAPCAPDTLDMLAQFSVLSRIKEPENSSIFSKMRVYDGQNIKDTDPKAKSIQEYRDSAGVNEGMDGLSTRFAFKILSKVFNFDTTEVAANPVHLLYVLEKQIEQEQFPTETQERYLRFIKEFLAPHYVEFIGKEIQTAYLESYSEYGQNLFDRYVTYADFWIQDQEYRDPETGEILDRSSINDELEKIEKPAGISNPKDFRNEVVNFVLRARANNQGRNPSWLSYEKLRAVIEKKMFSNTEDLLPVISFNPKASQEDQKKHKQFVERMVDRGYTEKQVRLLAEWYLRVRKSH; this is encoded by the coding sequence ATGACCATCATGCAGCACTTCAAGGACCGGTATGCCAGTACCCAGGAAGAGGAATTCACCCTGGAGGAATACCTGGAAATCTGCAAAAAGGACCCAACGGCCTATGCCACGGCCGCTGAACGAATGCTGATAGCCATCGGCGAACCCGAACTGATCGACACCTCCCGTGACTCCCGTCTGTCGCGCATCTTTTCCAACAAAGTCATCAAGCGCTACCCGGAGTTTTCTGAGTTCTACGGCATGGAAGACGCGGTCGAGAACATCGTGTCCTTCTTCCGCCATGCCGCTCAGGGTCTGGAAGAGAAGAAGCAGATCCTGTACCTGCTGGGCCCGGTTGGTGGCGGTAAATCGTCCCTCGCTGAGAAACTCAAGGTCCTGATGCAGAAGGTGCCCTTCTACGCCATCAAAGACTCACCCGTGAACGAATCTCCCCTCGGCCTGTTCGACCCGGCCGAAGATGCGCATATTCTGGAAGAGGAATACGGCATCCCGTCCCGCTATCTGAATTCCATCATGTCGCCCTGGGCGGTCAAACGACTGCACGAGTACGGCGGCGATATCAGCAAATTCCGGGTGGTGAAGCGCTATCCCTCGGTGCTGGATCAGGTCGGCGTATCCAAGACAGAACCGGGCGATGACAACAACCAGGACATCTCCGCCCTGGTGGGCAAGGTCAACATCCGCATGCTGGAGGATTACTCCCAGGACGATCCGGATGCCTACAGCTTCAGCGGCGGGCTGTGCAAGGCCAACCAGGGGCTGCTGGAATTTGTCGAGATGTTCAAGGCGCCCATCAAAGTCCTGCACCCACTGCTGACCGCCACCCAGGAAGGCAACTACAACACCACCGAAGGCATGGGCTCTGTGCCCTTCGATGGTGTGATCCTCGCCCACTCCAACGAATCCGAGTGGCAGACCTTCCGAAACAACAAACACAACGAAGCCTTCCTGGACCGGGTATACATCGTCAAAGTGCCCTACTGTGTGCGCGTCACGGAAGAGATCGAGATATATAAGAAGCTGCTCAAGCACAGCTCACTGTCTGGCGCACCCTGTGCCCCGGACACCCTGGACATGCTGGCGCAGTTTTCCGTGCTCTCACGCATCAAGGAACCCGAGAACTCCAGCATCTTCTCCAAGATGCGGGTGTACGACGGCCAGAACATCAAGGACACCGATCCCAAGGCCAAGTCGATTCAGGAGTACCGGGATTCGGCGGGCGTGAACGAAGGAATGGACGGCCTGTCTACCCGCTTCGCCTTCAAGATCCTGTCCAAGGTGTTCAACTTCGACACCACGGAGGTGGCGGCGAACCCGGTACACCTGCTGTACGTGCTCGAGAAACAGATCGAGCAGGAGCAGTTCCCCACCGAAACCCAGGAACGCTACCTTCGGTTCATCAAGGAATTCCTCGCGCCGCACTACGTGGAATTCATCGGCAAGGAAATCCAGACCGCGTACCTGGAAAGCTACAGCGAGTATGGCCAGAACCTGTTTGACCGCTACGTGACCTACGCCGACTTCTGGATTCAAGACCAGGAATACCGGGATCCGGAAACCGGCGAAATTCTTGATCGCTCGTCCATCAACGACGAACTGGAAAAAATCGAGAAGCCGGCCGGCATCAGTAATCCGAAGGACTTCCGCAACGAAGTGGTTAACTTTGTGCTTCGGGCACGGGCCAACAATCAGGGCCGCAACCCATCCTGGCTCAGCTACGAAAAACTGCGTGCGGTGATCGAGAAGAAGATGTTCTCCAACACCGAAGATCTGCTGCCGGTGATTTCATTCAACCCGAAAGCCAGCCAGGAAGATCAGAAGAAGCACAAGCAATTCGTGGAGCGCATGGTCGACCGGGGTTACACCGAGAAGCAGGTACGCCTGCTCGCAGAATGGTACCTCAGGGTGCGTAAATCTCACTGA
- the tmpT gene encoding thiopurine S-methyltransferase: protein MEHAFWHERWAKKEIGFHEGTVNQYLHDHWPDLAGKSADAVFVPLCGKAHDMWWLHDRGHPVIGVELSQVACKDFFEEGQEKAKVHPGEPFTTFKHGNLELWCGDFFQLVPEDLKHIRLVYDRAALIALPPRMRRGYVEHLTAIIPDGTRILLITLDYEGNLQGPPFNVSDDEVRELYADDYDIEHLRTNTLARDHPFAKRKGLDGATESVFRLIKQ, encoded by the coding sequence ATGGAACATGCATTCTGGCATGAGCGCTGGGCAAAAAAAGAAATCGGCTTCCACGAAGGCACGGTGAATCAGTACCTTCACGACCACTGGCCCGATCTGGCCGGCAAGTCCGCCGATGCGGTTTTCGTCCCGCTGTGTGGCAAGGCCCACGACATGTGGTGGCTGCACGACCGCGGCCATCCGGTCATCGGGGTGGAGCTGAGCCAGGTGGCCTGCAAGGACTTCTTCGAGGAAGGCCAGGAGAAAGCCAAGGTTCATCCGGGCGAACCCTTCACCACCTTCAAACACGGCAACCTGGAGCTCTGGTGCGGTGATTTCTTCCAGCTGGTCCCGGAGGACCTCAAACACATTCGCCTGGTTTACGACCGCGCCGCGCTGATTGCCCTGCCCCCGAGAATGCGCCGCGGCTACGTTGAACATTTGACGGCGATCATCCCGGACGGCACCCGCATACTGCTGATCACCCTTGACTACGAGGGCAACCTCCAGGGGCCACCGTTCAATGTAAGCGACGATGAAGTCCGGGAACTGTACGCCGACGACTACGACATCGAACACCTGCGCACCAATACGCTGGCACGGGACCATCCCTTCGCCAAGCGTAAGGGTCTGGATGGCGCCACGGAAAGCGTCTTTCGCCTGATCAAGCAGTAA